CAGATGATTGCCTCATCCAAATATTATCCTATGGATTTTACGGCGAGCGAAGTGTTGGCTATGTGGAACTATGGAGAATCCCAACCAACGTATACCACTATTGGTGAACCTTCCCGTACGGCATCTTACTTCGGTCGTTTAAACTATGCTTTCAAAGATCGGTACATGTTCACTTTTACAGCCCGTGCCGACGGAACGAATGTGTTCGCTCCTGAAAACCGTTGGGGATTTTTCCCGGGTATGGCATTGGCATGGCGTATTTCCCAGGAAAAATTTATGAAGCAGACGGAAGACTGGCTGGATAATCTGAAACTTCGTGTGAGTTACGGGTCAGTTGGTAATGCGCGTGTCAATTCATACTGGAGACAGGATTATAAAATGGAATCTTCTGCCAATAGGCAATATTATCTAAATGAAACAGTACAGAGTGCCCTGAAATTGCAGAACACCTTGCGGAACGAGAATCTGACTTGGGAGACGAAGTTATCCTCTAATGTGGGAATAGATGCCAGCCTCTTTAATAGCCGTTTGAATGTGACGGTTGACTTCTATAATGATATAACGAAAGATTTAATCTTACGCATGGATCTTCCTTCAAATTCGGGATATGAATATCAGTATCAGAATGTAGGCCGCAGCACGAACAGGGGAGTTGAACTTACGCTTAGCGGAACGATTATCAATAGTAAAGATTTCTATCTGGGCGCTAACTTCAATATATCATTCAATAAAAATATAGTGAATAAACTGGATGGAACGGCAACCGTATTGAGTGCGCAATCCAACTGGCGACCGGATATCGGCTCTGATGATTTTCGTGCTATTGTAGGTCAGGCGGTAGGACAGATTTATGGATTCGAAGTAGAGGGCTTTTATTCTGTAGACGACTTTACGTTTGATGAGAATACGAAAAAATGGATACTGAATAAAGGGGTAGTAGACGACAGGGCTTTGTTCTCTAACGACTTGCCTAACTTTGGTCCGGGCTTTATCAAACTGAAGGATCAGAATAATGACGGTGTGATTGACGCGGATAATGACCGTAAAGTGATCGGTAGTGTACAGCCAAAGCATATTGGCGGATTCGGGCTGAATGCTGCATGGAGAGGGTTTGACCTGGCGGCTATGTTCAATTGGTCGTATGGTAATAAAGTATATAATGCCAATAAGATTATGGCATCCACTCATACGAATCGTAAATATAATAATATCAGGGATTTTATGAGCCTGGAAAACCGTTGGTCGATTATTGATCCGGAAACGGGTGCCAATGTAATGTATGGTAATGATGCTAATCCGGAGCGCTTTGTTGAAATCAATTCCAAAGCCTCTATCTGGATGCCTATGATGGGGCGTACGCTTGTGACGGACTGGGCGATTGAAGATGGTTCTTTTTTGCGTTGTAGTAACCTGACGTTAGGGTATACGCTTCCGGTTACTGTGACTCGTAAGCTAGGAGTCAAGAATCTGCGCGTGTATGCTACGGCCAATAACCTGTTTTGCTGGACAGCTTATTCCGGACAGGATCCTGAAGTGAGCACACAACGTTCTACCCCTTTGACTCCGGGTGTGGATTATTCTGCATATCCGAAAGCACATTCTTATGTATTCGGTCTTAATGTTACTTTTTAATACTTGAAAAATGAAAATACAGAAACTATTTTTAGCAGTTTTATCCTCCTCTGTGTTATGCACTTCGTGTATGGATAATTTTTTGGATACCGAAAGTCCTTCTATTCCAAGTGATGAGAATCTGTTTAAATCGACAGCTCTGACGGAAGCAGCCCTGATGGGTGTGTATGCGACAATGACGGACACCTATATATATGGTCAGAAACTGTGTGTCAACTGGCAGGGAGCTTCTGACGTGGAGGTTGGCTCGGGTGCGTTTTCTACGGAAAACTATAATTCGACACTTCGTGATGAAGGTGCTGGCAATTTTTATGACGATAATTATAACCGGAATACCAGATGGGACAAACTTTATTATCTGGCAGAATCCGCCACTACTATCGTAGATGGTATACGTCGGTCCACGTTGATGCAATCTACTTCGGACAAGGCTGCCATGCGTAGATATTTAGGAGAGGCATTAGCACTAAAAGCGTTAGGCTATTTTGAACTGATCCGTTATTGGGGAGATGTGCCATATAAAGAGCATGCGTCTGAAAGCGGATTGGGAAATGTCTATATAGGAAAAGTGGATCGTGATATTGTTTATAATTATATCATAGAGGATTTGAAAGAGGCAATTGAATATCTGCCTTGGATGGGAGAAGAATCATATACGGTAGAACGCATGAATAAAGGTTTTGCCAAAGGACTGCTGGCAAAAGTAGCGCTATTTGCCGGAGGATGGTCTGTACGGGATGGAAATCAGTTTCCGGACTTGGAGGTGGAACATCATCCGACCATTCCGGAAATGAACGGATATTTCGTCGGTCGCCCTAAGAATTGGAAAGATTATTATGAGCTGGCTGCCAAACAGTGTGCGGAGATTTTGGGAGCGACTGATAATCCTCATGAGCTTGATCCCAGTTATGAGAATATTTGGTCTACTGTCAATCATCTGGAATACAACAAGTATAATGAAAACCTGTTTGAAGTTGCTTTTGGTGAAGGACAGAATGGAGATGTGGGGGCCACGATGGGATACAACCTGAACAGAGGGGTTTTTAATACCACCCAAGGTATGGGAGGGGCAGGATATGCGGCTACTACTGCTTACTATTTTTATTCATTTGATCCGGCAGACACCCGTCGGGATGTTACTTGTGTTTTCCAGGAATATATCAATGAGAATGGAAAAAATAAGGAAGTTATTCGCTGTAACCCATTAGGAGTGGCTTGTGGTAAATGGCGTTGGTATTGGATGACTGATAATTATATGAAAGTCCGTTTCCCGAAAGCTAATTCACGTATTGCTACTGGTATCAACTGGATTTTGATGCGATATTCAGATATTTACCTGATGTTTGCGGAGGCTCAAAATGTATTGACAGGGCCGGATGCAGTTAGTCCGATTGCTGGTATGTCTCCCCGACAGGCTTTGGAAAAGGTTCGTGAAAGAGCATTTGGTACTGGTGCTCCCGAAATCACGCAGTATGACGCGGATTTCTTCACGGCTATTGTCAATGAACGGGCATGGGAGTTTGGTTGTGAATCTATTCGTCGTCAGGATTTGACACGTTGGGGATTGTTGGCGGAGAAAATAGAAGAGATGAAAATAGGTCTTTGTATGTTGTATGACTACAAGCCGGTGACTATTTTCGGGAAGACTTATCAAGTGGATGAAATACCGAGAAAAATCTATTATAAATATGAAGACTCTGATAATCCGGAATACATTGATATGTCGTCCGTTAATTTCAATGAGGACATGGGAACCGGTACTGCTTCTGCATCAAAAGGACAGTATGAGTGCAACTGGATCAGCATGCAGGTGACATTGAATAAGGATGGTGATATAAATGCAACCCTGAATACTAATTATGTGAAAACAATGGCTAGAATATTGGTTTGCGGTACAGGTCTGAATGCGTCTTACGACTATTCGAATTTGTTTGGCAGGTTGAACTGGGGCGGTGAGGCCGAAGCGGAGTTCCGTAAATATTCTGTTGGTAATGGAGTGTGTAATTATCGCCATGTATTCGCTATTTATTATGAGGATGTCAATAAGACGCAAGGGTATGTTTCTAATTCGTATGGTTATAAATAATTAATGGTAGGAAAAGATGAAAAGACTAGTTAATAGATTATCCGGAGCATGCCTGTATGTACTATTGGCTTTGATAGTGGGTATGTCTTCCTGTGAGGACGATGCCAATGACTGGACAGTTAATAAGAACTATGATGCTTTGTTCCGTCCGTTGACGTTCGATAAGTCGGCTACCGATGCGACTTCGGTTACATTAAGATATTCGCAGATTGTGAATGCAAAAGTCTATATTTTTGAGTTTTATACGGACAGCTTGGAGTTTAATGCGGAAAATTATGTAAGGACAGATACGATTCTGAAAGATACATTGACTGTATTTTCAGAGAGTAATACGCCTATGAGGATGGAATATCGTACTTTGTTTCAGGAGTTCAACGGTTCTACGCAATATTCTGTTCGTATGAAAGGAGAAGATGCGCAGGGAAAGGCAAGCACTTATGTCAGTGTAGCATTTAAAACTCCGGATGAGCAATTATTTACCGGAGTGGAAGTTACAGCTAATTCCGCAACCTTGATATGGGAAGAAACGAACAGAGTAACTCATCTGACGTTGGCTCAAATGGTGGATACGAAATATGGTGAGGAAAAACAGATTGATTTGACTTCGGAAGATATAGCCGCTTGTTCGAAAACACTCTCCGAATTGGAGAATGGAGCGACCTATCGTGTTCGGATTTATAATAATGATGCATTACGTGGTTCGTATGTATTCAAAACACTTGGATTGGGTGGTAGCGAAATCCTTTTTGTGGAGGCTACGGAAACCGGAGTCATTGATTTAAGTACATTGTTATCTAATTTTGTGAAAGAGAAAGAATGTAGCAATGTAACTGTCCAACTTACTCCGGGGGCGGTGTATAAGGTAAGTGAACTAAAGATTCCGGGATTGGATAATATATTATTTACCAGTACGGAAGCTAATGAGAATAATCGTCCACAGCTTATTGTGACTAATAAAATATCATTGGCTTCTCCGATACAGTCTCTGTCATTCGAGTTTGTTTGCCTGAATGGAAATGGCGAGGCCAGTTATATGACGGATTGGAAAAATAGTTCTTATGCCCAGTCTATTTCATTCACAGGCTGTGCTATACAGAACATAAAACGTACGCTTGTACGTATTAGCAACGGAAGTGGTGTGTTCATGACGGATATTACGATTGATAACTGTGTCATATCCGAAGTTGGTACGGACGGATATGGAATGATTAATTTCGGAAAAAATATCGATCAGTTGGAAAAGGTTTCTATAACGAATAGTACATTGATTAATATTGGTGACCAGTTGATGGACGTGAAAGGGGGAATCGGTGATGTGATATTGGAAAATTGTACTTTCTATAATTCTATGGATGCTAAGAAGGAATTGCCTAAAGTTTTCCGTTTTGATAATGCGGCAAGTACTCCGCCTTCTCCGAAATCTGCGACAATGCGGAATTTGATTTTCTCCGGTCCGAACAAAGGAAAGAAAATGAATAGTGGAAATGGTGCTTATGACATTTTGAACTTCTCTGATAATTGTTATATCACCTCCGACCTGCAGGAAGGCAATAACAGGTTTGAAGAAATAACGAGAATAAAACAAAGCTCGGATGACTTGTTCGTTGATCCATTGAACGGTGATTTCCATATTAAACCGGAAGCCGGGTTTGCCGGAACGGGTAATGCTGGTGATCCACGTTGGTATTAATTGATCCTATAATTGTTAGGTATAAAGAATATCATGAAGAATATTGTATTATCAATTTTATTGATGAGTGCCTGTGCAATGATTTATGCACAGGCGGACTCATCGCCTTATCAGGCTATTGTAGCTGTTGATGGTAGTGGAGATTATAAAACGGTTCAGGAAGCAATCAATGCTGTACCTGACGAACAGACGAAACCTTGGTTGATTCTGATAAAGAATGGCTTGTATAATGAGCAGGTGATTATCCCTAAGAATAAGCCATATGTACATTTAATAGGCCAGGATAAGGATAAGACCATTATTTATTTAAACTTGAATGTTGGTAGTAAACTGACCGGTAAAGAAATAGGTGGAAAAACAGCTTATTGGGAACACTCGGTTCATAATCCTTCCTCTCCAGTTTATAAATATGAGGGATCGGTAGTGGTGGTAAAAGGAGACCACTTTTATACGGAAAACATTTCGTATGTGAATGACTGGGGAGTTTTATCAGATAATGGTCCGCAGGCTTTGGCTATGAATAGTCAGGCAGATTGTGCTTCCTTTTATAATTGTAAGTTCCGTTCTTTTCAAGATACTTGGATGACTGCCAATAATGATGTCAGTCGGCACTATGTGAAAGATTGCTGGATAGAAGGCGCGGTAGACTATTTTTATGGTGGTGGTGATGTGTTGCTGGAAAACTGTACGCTTTATAATGTACGGAGTGGAGCAGTAATAGTGGCTCCTTCCCATAAAGATGCCAAATATGGTTATGCTTTTCGTAATTGCATTATAGATGGAAACAGTGAAGCGGCTGACGGACGTTTGAAGTTGGGGCGTCCATGGCATAATAATTCGAAGACGGTGTATATCAATACCATCATGCTTATCCCTGTCGCTGATGAAGGATGGACGAATATGGGAACGGTTCCCGGGATTTTTGCCGAATACAATAGTCGTGATGCACAGGGTAATGTGTTGGATTTAAGTAAACGCAAAACGGAATATCAATATAAAGACCGCCAAACCGGTAAGGAAGTATCGGGTACCTGTCAGGCAACTATAACGAAAGAGGAGGCGGACAAATATACGTACGAAAATATGATTCCGGGTAATGATGGCTGGAATCCGCGTATTATGATGGAGAAATTAGGAAGTCCGCGCAGTCTGGTTTATCAGCATGGCACTCTTAAATGGAACCCTGTGAAGAATGCGATCGGATATATTGTATATGATGGAGAACAGATTCTCGGGACGACTACTGATACCTCTTTTCCGGTGTCGAAAGTGAATTATGCTTTGAAGGTATCTGCCGTGAATCAATATGGAACGCAAGGTAAAAAAGGTGTATTGTAATTGAATATAGAAAACTGGTAAGGAAAGGGGAGGTGCTTATGAGGCATCTCCCTTTCTTTCTTTATATTCTGTAGGAGTGACTCCCATGATTTTTTTGAAGCGCCTGCTAAAGTACTTCGGGTCATTGAAACCGGTCATATAAGCAATTTGGGAGAAACTGTATTCACTTTTTTCAATTAGTTGGGCGGCTCGTTTGATGCGCATTTCACATACGAAATCTACCGGAGTCAGCCCAACAATAGATTTTAATTTTCGGTAGAATACCGTACGGCTTAACATTAGTTTGTTGGCGAAGTCGTCGATGGTGATATCTGTATTGTCCATTTGTTCCTCCATAAACGCCATTACTTGTTGCATGAATTGTTCATCGTATGGAGTCACTTGAGGTTGTGAAGGCTCCCACCCATTTATATGATCTTCTTCTTGAGTATGCTCTGACAGTTTCGATAAATATAGCTCTTGTAACTGTTTACGTTGACGGAGCAGCGACAAAATTCTGGTTTTTAAGTACGTAGAGCTGAATGGTTTGGTAATGTAGTCATCGATGCCTTGTTCCAGTCCTGCTATCCGATCATCTAAAGAAGATTTTGCTGATAGTAATATAATAGGAATATGGCAGGTGTTATGATCGGCTTTGATTGCTTTCACCATGTCTAATCCATCCATGACCGGCATCATGACATCACTGATTATCAGATCCGGAATGTACTGCTGTGCATATTTTAATCCTTCTTTTCCATTTGCTGCTTCGAGAACAGTGTAAGTCTCTGACAGGATATTCCATAGGAAATGACGTAATTCATTGTTGTCTTCGACAATAAGAATGGAAGTTTTTTCATCCTCTGCGTCGGTTTTATTTTCATTCTCTGCGTATGCTGCCTTGAAGGATGTACTATCCGAATCTTCTTCAGTAGCTTGTATCGTCGGTGAATTATTGTCACTGTCGGATAAAATAAATTCGGCTTGTTGATCGTCTGCAAATGCTTTTTCTTCCTTAGGAAGTGTGACAATGAATTCACTTCCACTTCCCGGCTCGCTTTTCACTTGGATATTTCCGTGATGTAATTCTATTAATTCGCGTACCAGTGAAAGCCCAATGCCGGATGAGGGCTGCAAGATATTGTATTGTGCCAGTGTTTCAAATCGATAAAATAGGGATTGTTGCTTTTCGGGAGCAATGCCAATACCTTCATCAGATACGGAGATGGTGACTTGCTCCGAACCTGTTATCATATTTACCGTTACTTTCTTGCCGTTCGGTGTATATTTGAAGGCATTTGAAAGTAGATTGAAGAATATCTTTTCAAATTTGTCACGGTCTACCCATGCGTATATTTTGTCTGTATTAGTTTGAAGTTGGAAATCAATTCTCTTTTCTTTTGCTATAAGGTGGAAGCTTTCCATTATCTTCTGTAATTGGGAAACGAGTTCTGTCTTTTCTACCAACACTTTCATCTTCTTATTTTGGATTTTGCGGAAATCCAGTAGTTGATTGACCAGACGAAGCATACGTTCTGTGTTTTTATGTACCAAATTTAGATGTTCCCGAACTGTCGGAGAGATTGTTTCATGCGCTAGAATTTCTGATACAGGGCTGGATATTAAAGTTAAAGGAGTGCGTAATTCATGTGAAATATCAGTGAAGAAGCGTAATTTGATATTGGATAAATGTTGTTCCAAGTCAACCTGATGCCGCAAACGGTAGATATAGAACAGAATGTATACAATGATAGTAGTGAATAACACGAACATGACAATATAGAATAACCATGCCCAGTATGTTTCCCAAAAAGTGGGTAAAACATGAATGGGGAGAGTGCGTATATTATCGGTCCATACTCCGTCGCTATTGCTGGAACGGATTTGCAGTTGATATTCTCCGGCAGGTAAATTTATGTATGTTGCAGAGCGGTTATTACCGGCTTCGTTCCATTCTTCTTCCAGACCTTGCAGGCGATAAGCGTATTCGATGGCATCGGGATTTACATAATCAATGGCTGCAAATTGAAAGGTGACATTACGTTCCGAAGGATTTAGTTCCAGTTCTTTTATGTCATCAAGCGCTACATGAAGTTGACTTCCTTGTATTTTGAGTCCGGTAAATACAATAGGAGGTACATAAGAACTTTTTTTCATTTGTTCTGTGTTGATTTCAAGTATCCCTTGATTGGTTCCGAGAACGATTTTCTTTTGACTGGTTAGTGTGGGAACTGCTTCGGTGAGGTTCAGTTCTCTCTGAAAGTAATTACTTCCATAATTCTCAAATGTTCCTTGTTGTGGATTGAATTTGGATATGGTGTTTTCGGAGATTACCCATAATTGTTTTTGAGTATCTTCGAGCATTGAAAGTACCAAATCAGAAGCTAATCCGTCTTTGATTGTATAACTTTTGAATTGTATATCTTCCGTGAGTAGATTTTTAGAGATAATCTGGCTGATTCCTCCGGTGAATGTTATTACATAAGTGTTTTTTCGACTGTCAGTAAATATTTGCATGACATCATTACTGCTAAGGCTGGAATCTACGTTAGGGATACGGTTGCTATGATAGAACTTAATTTCTTCTGGCTGATCGAACTTATTGGAGAATGTAAGTAAACCATTGGTTGTGCCAATCAATAACACTCCGTTGGGGGCTTCTGCGATATGTCTTATTTTGAGTGAAGTAGAAACAGGATAGTTTTTCAGCCGGTTGCCGCTATGGATAAAGTTGGTAGAACCATCAGGTGCGTGTGATAATAGGTTGAGACCACCTCCATAACATGCGATCCATATATTGTCATGGCTATCCTGAATAATACTATAGACACTATTGTTACTTAAACTGTATGTATCTTGTGGCTGATGGACGAATTGTTGTAAAAGATAGGAGTGCTCATTTTTCTTCTTTAGAAGGATGAGGCCGTCTTTTTTGGTTCCCATCCATATATTTCCTTGTTTATCTTCCATAAAACAGTACACACTTTTTCCGAAAGTAACCTCTTGAGGGGTGATTATGCCCTGTGGAGAAAGGTAGCCTTCTAATGTCCCATCCGGACGGTAAATTCTGACGTTTCCCTTTTTGGAAGCAACCCAGAGACGTTTCTGTTTGTCGGCAAGAAAAGCACGTATTTCCAATCCATTGTCTATGGGACGTATTTTGTATTTATTGGGATAGAAAGATATTTTGTCTACGCCCCGGTCATTGGTAATCCATACATTCTGTTGCCGGTCGGTATAATAATAACGAATAGAGGGGGCAAATAGGGAAGCGGGATTATTTTCATCTGCAAAGTATAGTTTCAGTTGATTACTGTCGCGGTCATAATAGCATAAATGCCCTTTTTGAGGACTCATCCATAGTGTGCCTTCATGGTCTTCAAAGATCATGTACCGGTTGTCGCGTTCATATTGGATTAGGTTTTGTATAGGAGCTGTGAAGTGCTGCTTATCTCCTGTTTTCAGATTTAGCTTTATCACACCGGAGGTATTGGCAAAGATCCAGACTTCTCCGGTTTTGTCCTGATAAAAAAAATGAGCTTCATTGGATGGCTGGGTGGCTGTCTGTATATTAAAATGCTGGAATTTTTTCTTTTCTGTATCGTATGTTATAAATCCGTTGTCAGTTCCTAAGCCGATCCTGTCATTAGAAGGGGAAATGGAAGATATGGAATAGATATCTGTGACAGGACATGGTAGCTCCTGGAATTTTATATTTCCGTTCTTGGGATCATATATTGCGATTTTTCCGGAAGTTGAGATAAGATATATTCTCTTATTATATTCTTTGACCATTTTGAACGGATAATCGCTGTTGATTCGTTTTTTCCCGATGATGGTTACTCCCTTATCTGTCATGATCCATTCGTCCCCGTCGGAATCTTCGTAAATGTCGAATATCTTGTTTCCTTTTAAATTTTGGTTGAAACTGCTGTATAAAATGATATCTTTTCCTTCTTTGCAGGTTTGCTCATTGATTCTGAAAGCATAACCTTGTTCGCAGGTGATCCATGTAATCCCTTTATTTAAGGTATAGATATTGCTGACTGTGTTGGTCTGTTGCAGGGATGATTCAATAGGAAGGAGTATGTCAATAAATTTTTCTGTTTGAATATCAAATAGATATGCACGGTTATCATAAGATTTGCACCATATATCTCCGTCTTTGCTTTCTGTAATATAAGAGAAACGGTTGGTCGTTAAAGTACAGCCGTCTCCCGGAAATGCTTTGTAATTTTTAAATGTGTATCCGTCGAATTTGTTTAGTCCATTCCAGGTGGCGAACCAAAGAAATCCTTTTCTGTCTTGCATTATATTCACTACTACTCCTTGTGAAAGACCACTGTTGACAGAGAAGTGTTTAATCTGACAAAGCGGTTGAGCAGCCACGGTCAGACTGGTATATAAACATAAAAGAAATGCATAGAATGTTTTCATTATATTCTTTTTTATGTGTAGAGCAAAAATAGATAAAACTGGATTAAAAAGGAAATATAAAACCGTGATTGAACATAAAATGCACGCTTTTGCATATTTAATCCACCTGTCTATCCTCTATCAAGCACAATTATTACCCTATAAGGGGAGAAGATACCTCGTACTTTTGTTTTGACAATTAGAACTGGTAATATTTTAAATGAAAACTATAAATGAAATGTCTATTTATTTGTGTGGTAGGACTTGTTGTAGCTGCAACCGCATGGTCTCGTACCTTTAACATGAAGGAGCTTGGAGCTGATCCCCGAGGTATTGAATCTTGTACGGGGTTAATAAACCAAACGATTGAAAAAGCATCTTTTGAAGGAGGAGGAACAATTTATTTTCCGGCAGGTGTTTATTTGACAGCCACTATTCACATGAAAAGTAATATAACTTTGTATGTGGAGTCCGGAGCTGTTCTTCGTTTCTCTGATCGCTTTGAAGATTATCTTCCTTTTGTGAAGA
The Bacteroides luhongzhouii DNA segment above includes these coding regions:
- a CDS encoding hybrid sensor histidine kinase/response regulator transcription factor, with amino-acid sequence MKTFYAFLLCLYTSLTVAAQPLCQIKHFSVNSGLSQGVVVNIMQDRKGFLWFATWNGLNKFDGYTFKNYKAFPGDGCTLTTNRFSYITESKDGDIWCKSYDNRAYLFDIQTEKFIDILLPIESSLQQTNTVSNIYTLNKGITWITCEQGYAFRINEQTCKEGKDIILYSSFNQNLKGNKIFDIYEDSDGDEWIMTDKGVTIIGKKRINSDYPFKMVKEYNKRIYLISTSGKIAIYDPKNGNIKFQELPCPVTDIYSISSISPSNDRIGLGTDNGFITYDTEKKKFQHFNIQTATQPSNEAHFFYQDKTGEVWIFANTSGVIKLNLKTGDKQHFTAPIQNLIQYERDNRYMIFEDHEGTLWMSPQKGHLCYYDRDSNQLKLYFADENNPASLFAPSIRYYYTDRQQNVWITNDRGVDKISFYPNKYKIRPIDNGLEIRAFLADKQKRLWVASKKGNVRIYRPDGTLEGYLSPQGIITPQEVTFGKSVYCFMEDKQGNIWMGTKKDGLILLKKKNEHSYLLQQFVHQPQDTYSLSNNSVYSIIQDSHDNIWIACYGGGLNLLSHAPDGSTNFIHSGNRLKNYPVSTSLKIRHIAEAPNGVLLIGTTNGLLTFSNKFDQPEEIKFYHSNRIPNVDSSLSSNDVMQIFTDSRKNTYVITFTGGISQIISKNLLTEDIQFKSYTIKDGLASDLVLSMLEDTQKQLWVISENTISKFNPQQGTFENYGSNYFQRELNLTEAVPTLTSQKKIVLGTNQGILEINTEQMKKSSYVPPIVFTGLKIQGSQLHVALDDIKELELNPSERNVTFQFAAIDYVNPDAIEYAYRLQGLEEEWNEAGNNRSATYINLPAGEYQLQIRSSNSDGVWTDNIRTLPIHVLPTFWETYWAWLFYIVMFVLFTTIIVYILFYIYRLRHQVDLEQHLSNIKLRFFTDISHELRTPLTLISSPVSEILAHETISPTVREHLNLVHKNTERMLRLVNQLLDFRKIQNKKMKVLVEKTELVSQLQKIMESFHLIAKEKRIDFQLQTNTDKIYAWVDRDKFEKIFFNLLSNAFKYTPNGKKVTVNMITGSEQVTISVSDEGIGIAPEKQQSLFYRFETLAQYNILQPSSGIGLSLVRELIELHHGNIQVKSEPGSGSEFIVTLPKEEKAFADDQQAEFILSDSDNNSPTIQATEEDSDSTSFKAAYAENENKTDAEDEKTSILIVEDNNELRHFLWNILSETYTVLEAANGKEGLKYAQQYIPDLIISDVMMPVMDGLDMVKAIKADHNTCHIPIILLSAKSSLDDRIAGLEQGIDDYITKPFSSTYLKTRILSLLRQRKQLQELYLSKLSEHTQEEDHINGWEPSQPQVTPYDEQFMQQVMAFMEEQMDNTDITIDDFANKLMLSRTVFYRKLKSIVGLTPVDFVCEMRIKRAAQLIEKSEYSFSQIAYMTGFNDPKYFSRRFKKIMGVTPTEYKERKGDAS